A single Crateriforma conspicua DNA region contains:
- a CDS encoding metallophosphoesterase family protein yields the protein MSGRLIAIGDIHGCTVALENLLRHVQPDPDDLVVALGDYVDRGPDSRGVIDRLIQLGGQTQLVCLMGNHEEMMLEVVRGEAPHHEWLKHGGIETLDSYGFDGDLNFLPPEHQNFLDNLGDFFETDAFFFTHAAYDAGLPLEQQPVDLLRWHSLMRGVPPQHYSGKTAIVGHTANRDGEVVDLGHLICLDTYAYGGQWLTAMDLNERSFWQANQQGQVRVSQ from the coding sequence GTGAGCGGACGTCTGATTGCGATTGGTGATATCCACGGTTGCACCGTTGCCTTGGAAAATCTGCTGCGGCACGTCCAACCCGATCCGGACGATCTGGTGGTGGCCTTGGGCGATTATGTCGATCGAGGCCCCGATTCGCGTGGCGTGATCGATCGATTGATCCAGTTGGGCGGCCAGACTCAATTGGTCTGTCTGATGGGCAACCACGAGGAGATGATGCTGGAGGTGGTTCGCGGGGAAGCCCCGCACCACGAATGGCTGAAGCACGGCGGGATCGAAACGCTGGACAGCTATGGCTTTGACGGCGATCTGAATTTTCTGCCGCCCGAACACCAGAACTTTCTGGACAACCTGGGCGACTTCTTTGAAACCGACGCGTTTTTCTTCACGCACGCGGCGTACGATGCGGGGCTGCCGCTGGAACAACAGCCGGTGGATCTGCTGCGTTGGCACAGCTTGATGCGTGGCGTCCCGCCGCAGCATTACAGCGGCAAAACGGCGATCGTCGGCCACACGGCCAACCGCGACGGTGAAGTCGTCGATCTGGGGCACCTGATCTGTTTGGACACCTATGCCTATGGCGGCCAGTGGCTGACCGCGATGGACCTGAACGAGCGATCATTCTGGCAGGCCAACCAGCAAGGCCAAGTTCGCGTGTCACAGTAG
- a CDS encoding vWA domain-containing protein has protein sequence MSTTLPPEIPTPTGTPAAVTAIPADRLDDGAHAAADHAPDDAAGDASDDTDSDWDEFDDWDDPPWWASDWAAILVTSIVAHLIVVLTLALVRLHQPIEEQVALMAAKSENVPDPVNLIDTLQYSDDPEESIGADSLSVSEAATATAIEFAEIAEIPSPVDTPPVDFGQVIASEVFSQPVAPMQRLTNQKGKVGEGTQGAAGAIDRITFEILKSMEERPTLVAWLFDQSGSLHRQRQQIIGRFDRIYEELGIVQENDERFKERKGADVPLLTSIVGFGQTVQLYNEKPSDDLGEIKQIINSINVDSSGVERVFTAVEEAANEFKRFRRNTGDGPARNVIFIVVTDERGDDAERLERAIGTCRRYAIPVHVIGVPAPFGREHTYVKYVDPDPRFDQSARWAEVDQGPETLLPERVQVGFTGDFQQEPTVDSGFGPYALTRLCYETGGIYFTVHPNRNMNRAVYRGEVDPYASDLRYFFDPDVMSRYRPDYLSPKDYLEFVRQSPLRQALVQAARMKPAQGIDAPRTRFVKRNDAGLVADLTRAQQDAAKLEPTLLMMAQTLMPGMEHRSDETSPRWQAGFDLAMGRVLAQKVRTETYNAMLAKAKRGMAFSDAKNNTWVLKPADEITVGSRWQREAETAKALLQSVVDNHPKTPWALLASQELSTPIGWQWTEQFTAPDPPRPNRPGNNNPNPRPPRDDQARMLQKAPTRPIPKL, from the coding sequence ATGTCGACGACGCTGCCCCCCGAAATACCGACGCCGACAGGCACGCCGGCCGCCGTCACGGCGATCCCGGCGGATCGTCTGGACGATGGTGCCCACGCGGCCGCCGACCACGCGCCCGACGATGCGGCGGGCGACGCATCGGACGACACCGATTCCGACTGGGACGAATTCGACGACTGGGATGACCCGCCGTGGTGGGCCAGCGATTGGGCGGCCATCTTGGTCACCAGCATCGTCGCGCACCTGATCGTCGTTTTGACCCTGGCGCTCGTCCGATTGCACCAACCGATCGAAGAACAGGTCGCGTTGATGGCGGCCAAGAGTGAGAATGTTCCGGATCCGGTCAATTTGATCGACACGCTGCAGTACAGCGACGACCCGGAAGAAAGCATCGGCGCTGATTCGCTAAGCGTGTCCGAAGCCGCAACGGCAACCGCCATCGAGTTCGCCGAAATCGCGGAGATCCCTTCGCCGGTCGACACGCCGCCGGTGGACTTTGGCCAAGTGATCGCCAGCGAAGTGTTCTCGCAGCCCGTCGCGCCCATGCAACGGCTGACCAACCAAAAGGGCAAAGTCGGCGAAGGCACGCAAGGAGCCGCCGGGGCGATCGATCGCATCACGTTCGAAATCTTAAAGTCGATGGAAGAACGCCCGACTCTGGTCGCTTGGCTGTTCGACCAAAGCGGTTCGCTGCACCGACAACGACAGCAAATCATCGGACGCTTTGATCGCATCTATGAAGAACTGGGGATCGTCCAAGAAAACGACGAGCGATTCAAAGAACGCAAGGGGGCCGACGTCCCGCTGTTGACGTCCATCGTCGGCTTCGGACAAACCGTCCAGCTGTACAACGAGAAACCCAGCGACGATCTGGGGGAGATCAAACAAATCATTAACTCCATCAATGTCGATTCCTCCGGCGTCGAACGCGTCTTCACGGCGGTGGAAGAAGCCGCCAACGAGTTCAAACGCTTTCGACGAAACACCGGCGATGGTCCGGCCCGCAACGTCATCTTCATCGTGGTCACCGACGAACGTGGCGACGATGCGGAGCGTTTGGAGCGGGCGATCGGCACCTGTCGTCGCTACGCCATCCCCGTTCACGTGATCGGAGTCCCGGCACCCTTTGGCCGCGAACACACGTACGTGAAATACGTCGACCCCGATCCGCGGTTCGATCAATCCGCTCGTTGGGCCGAAGTCGATCAGGGGCCGGAGACGCTGTTGCCCGAGCGAGTGCAAGTCGGCTTCACCGGCGATTTTCAACAAGAACCGACCGTGGACAGTGGTTTTGGTCCCTATGCGTTGACCCGGCTTTGCTATGAAACCGGTGGGATCTATTTCACCGTTCACCCGAACCGCAACATGAATCGCGCGGTGTATCGCGGCGAAGTCGATCCGTATGCGTCCGACCTGCGGTACTTCTTTGATCCCGACGTGATGTCACGTTACCGGCCGGATTATCTCAGCCCCAAAGACTATCTGGAATTCGTCCGTCAGAGTCCTTTGCGTCAAGCTTTGGTGCAGGCGGCTCGGATGAAACCGGCCCAGGGGATCGACGCACCACGCACGCGTTTCGTCAAACGCAACGACGCCGGGCTGGTCGCCGACCTGACGCGGGCGCAACAGGACGCGGCCAAGTTGGAACCGACGTTGTTGATGATGGCCCAAACCTTGATGCCGGGGATGGAGCATCGGAGTGATGAAACCAGTCCGCGTTGGCAAGCCGGTTTCGACTTGGCGATGGGACGTGTGCTGGCACAAAAGGTTCGCACCGAAACCTACAACGCGATGTTGGCCAAGGCGAAACGCGGGATGGCGTTCAGCGATGCAAAGAACAACACATGGGTCCTGAAGCCCGCCGATGAAATCACCGTGGGCAGCCGCTGGCAACGCGAAGCCGAAACCGCCAAGGCGTTGCTGCAGAGTGTCGTCGACAACCATCCCAAGACGCCCTGGGCGCTGTTGGCCAGCCAAGAACTGTCCACGCCGATCGGTTGGCAATGGACCGAACAGTTCACCGCCCCCGATCCACCGCGACCGAATCGTCCGGGCAACAATAACCCCAACCCGCGCCCGCCCCGTGACGATCAAGCTCGGATGCTACAGAAGGCCCCCACTCGGCCGATCCCGAAGCTGTAA
- a CDS encoding DNRLRE domain-containing protein — protein sequence MNGTKLITASCVWIAMTGVNVCGEIVTLALIEDTYIDGSTILGGNNDNHGSSTAFSASRNAHLWSDTLIRPVDVFGSGPSQVGINDVIHRAQLHVWLDLSWGNPTNTFSLYQLNSDWSESTVTSNSYGRVTHNATGGPIDTLAGPTTNPYSTDTEYVFDVTISLQDWQSGGSNFGWGLTATGARNEFFSSESNNTSRRPSLVIDASAVPEPTGSAFLLALTIAGGVRAHKMRRRFGSA from the coding sequence ATGAACGGGACAAAACTGATCACTGCCAGCTGTGTTTGGATCGCAATGACCGGTGTGAATGTGTGTGGCGAAATCGTGACGCTGGCGTTGATCGAAGACACCTACATCGACGGCAGCACAATTCTGGGTGGAAACAACGACAATCATGGCAGCAGTACCGCATTCTCCGCTTCCCGGAATGCTCACCTGTGGAGTGATACGCTGATCCGGCCCGTTGACGTTTTTGGCAGCGGCCCATCGCAGGTTGGGATCAACGATGTGATTCATCGCGCTCAGTTGCATGTCTGGCTCGATCTTTCTTGGGGAAATCCAACCAACACCTTTTCTCTTTATCAGCTGAATTCCGATTGGTCCGAATCGACGGTGACCAGCAATAGCTATGGCCGCGTTACCCATAATGCCACCGGTGGGCCGATAGACACACTTGCGGGCCCCACGACCAATCCCTATTCGACCGACACCGAGTATGTGTTCGATGTGACAATCAGTTTGCAAGATTGGCAATCCGGAGGTTCGAATTTCGGTTGGGGGTTGACTGCGACGGGTGCTCGCAATGAGTTTTTCTCAAGCGAGTCGAATAACACGTCTCGACGTCCATCCTTGGTCATCGATGCATCGGCCGTTCCCGAACCTACGGGATCCGCATTTCTTCTGGCACTGACGATCGCAGGCGGCGTTCGTGCGCACAAAATGCGCCGAAGGTTTGGCTCCGCATAA